In Bombina bombina isolate aBomBom1 chromosome 6, aBomBom1.pri, whole genome shotgun sequence, a single genomic region encodes these proteins:
- the LOC128664814 gene encoding protocadherin gamma-B1-like, with product MAAMNTRQAQTYNGIRWQVLFSFIFSWLYQSASAQLHYSIFEEMRKESVIANIAKDIGLEVKELSLRKPRIVSHISEKYFYVNLENGNLYVKDRIDREALCEISESCFLMFDAVIANPLNVFSVKIEIQDINDNAPKFLHDVIILEIIESTLLGARFILQNAEDPDIGVSAVQTYKLSDNEYFALSIKTSSDGSKFPELALEKPLDRETQNIHELILTALDGGNPIQSGTALIKIVVTDINDNIPVFTQEVYKVSINENTPINSTVLCVTATDKDEAKDGGGLVAYCKVLIEIIDVNDNSPVISVTSLSTPLPEDSLPGTVIALIEVHDQDSGFNGDVDCHIRGAVPFELILSSGRYYKIVTAQAMDREKESSYNISVLAADRGNPSLSSEINIKIEISDVNDNPPIFMKSSYFLYIPENNLPGASIYRIHASDPDFGDNAKIVYYISSANTDEFSVDSYFSINLETGDLYAQRSIDYEQHKDFRIQIMARDNGSPYLSSNATLIIHVVDLNDNAPNILYPSSESSGSGVFEMVPRTSQQGSLITKVVAVDADSGHNAWLSYHFIHISEPSHFSIDEHSGEIRTAHVFQEKNILKEKIVVMVKDHGNPSLSATVTLSLIVTDNFQEIIPKLSNQLSSEDSKSNLQIYLVVALALISFLFLVTVMLVIITKCKESKSSTSFGSYNTNVYSHVDPRMLSKYNNGTLTLPYSYNVCVAVDTSENDFRFVKPDQNITIDNLIDADDSGLGNENPSSSLELVKRRCSPIRRKEWKWRTNVISTTQTLQICKKT from the exons ATGGCTGCAATGAATACAAGACAAGCACAGACATACAATGGAATCAGATGGCAAGTATTATTCTCTTTCATATTTTCCTGGCTTTATCAATCAGCTTCTGCTCAGCTTCATTATTCAATCTTTGAAGAAATGAGAAAAGAATCTGTTATCGCAAATATTGCAAAAGACATCGGATTAGAAGTGAAGGAGCTCTCATTGAGAAAACCCCGAATTGTTTCTCATAtttcagaaaaatatttttatgtaaatttgGAAAATGGAAATTTATATGTTAAAGACAGGATAGATAGAGAGGCACTGTGTGAAATATCAGAGTCTTGCTTCTTAATGTTTGATGCTGTGATTGCAAATCCCTTAAATGTTTTCAGTGTAAAAATTGAAATTCAAGATATTAATGATAATGCTCCAAAATTTTTACATGATGTTATTATTTTAGAAATCATTGAATCTACTTTACTAGGTGcaagatttattttacaaaatgcTGAGGATCCAGATATAGGTGTTAGTGCTGTACAGACTTACAAGCTTAGTGATAATGAGTATTTTGCACTGAGTATAAAGACAAGCAGTGATGGTAGCAAGTTTCCTGAACTTGCATTAGAAAAACCTTTAGATCGTGAGACCCAAAATATTCATGAATTAATATTAACAGCCTTAGATGGAGGAAATCCTATACAGTCTGGCACTGCTTTAATCAAGATAGTTGTTACTGATATCAATGATAATATCCCTGTATTTACACAAGAAGTATATAAAGTGAGCATCAATGAAAATACTCCAATAAATTCTACAGTACTTTGTGTAACTGCAACTGACAAAGATGAAG CAAAGGATGGAGGAGGCCTAGTtgcatattgtaaagttttaatcgAAATCATTGATGTAAATGACAATTCTCCTGTGATATCTGTTACATCATTATCTACACCATTACCAGAGGATTCCCTTCCTGGCACAGTCATAGCACTAATTGAAGTTCATGATCAAGATTCTGGTTTTAATGGTGATGTTGACTGTCATATAAGAGGTGCAGTACCTTTTGAATTAATACTGTCTTCAGGGAGGTACTACAAAATAGTCACAGCACAAGCTATGGACAGAGAGAAGGAATCAAGTTATAACATCTCTGTTTTAGCTGCTGATAGAGGAAATCCTTCACTTTCTAGTGAGATAAATATTAAGATAGAGATTTCAGATGTTAATGATAATCCACCAATATTTATGAAATCATCATATTTTCTCTATATACCAGAAAATAATTTACCAGGAGCATCAATATATAGAATACATGCTTCAGATCCTGATTTTGGAGACAATGCTAAAATTGTTTATTACATATCTAGTGCTAATACAGATGAATTTTCTGTGGATTCTTATTTTTCTATCAATTTAGAGACAGGAGATCTCTATGCTCAGCGATCAATTGATTATGAGCAGCACAAGGATTTTCGAATCCAAATAATGGCAAGAGACAATGGTTCTCCATATTTAAGTAGCAATGCAACATTAATTATCCATGTAGTTGATCTTAATGATAATGCACCAAACATCTTGTACCCTTCATCAGAAAGTAGTGGATCAGGTGTGTTTGAAATGGTCCCTCGTACTTCTCAACAAGGCTCTTTGATTACTAAGGTGGTAGCAGTAGATGCAGACTCGGGGCACAATGCTTGGCTATCCTATCATTTCATACACATTTCTGAACCATCTCACTTTAGCATTGATGAGCACTCTGGTGAAATAAGGACAGCGCATGTTTTTCAAGAGAAGAATATTTTGAAGGAAAAAATTGTGGTTATGGTTAAGGACCATGGAAACCCATCTCTATCAGCAACAGTTACTTTAAGTCTTATTGTTACTGACAACTTTCAAGAAATCATTCCCAAACTTAGTAATCAACTCAGCAGTGAAGATTCAAAATCTAATTTGCAAATATACTTAGTAGTAGCTCTGGCTttgatttcctttttatttttagtaacagtTATGTTGGTAATAATAACAAAGTGTAAAGAATCAAAATCTTCCACATCCTTTGGATCTTACAATACAAACGTATATTCTCATGTGGATCCCAGAATGCTTTCCAAATATAACAATGGGACATTGACACTGCCCTACTCATACAATGTCTGTGTGGCTGTAGATACAAGTGAAAATGACTTTAGATTTGTGAAGCCAGACCAAAACATCACAATAGACAATCTTATTGATGCTGATGATTCAGGGCTTGGAAACGAAAATCCTTCTAGCAGTCTTGAACTGGTGA AGCGCCGCTGTTCACCAATAAGGAGAAAAGAATGGAAATGGAGAACCAATGTCATTTCCACAACACAGACACTGCAGATCTGTAAGAAGACCTAA